One genomic segment of Desmodus rotundus isolate HL8 chromosome 5, HLdesRot8A.1, whole genome shotgun sequence includes these proteins:
- the POMC gene encoding pro-opiomelanocortin isoform X2 yields MPQSCCSRLGSLLLALLLQASMEAHGWCLESSQCQDLTVESNLLACIRACQPDLAAETPAFPGPGEEQPLTENPRKYVMGHFRWDRFGRPGAGRKREEEVAAAGDGAEPGPREDKRSYSMEHFRWGKPVGKKRRPVKVYPNGAEDELAEAFPLEFKREQQAGARREPALSPERPAEGAAARAGLEYRLVAEAGAEAAAKEDGGPYKMEHFRWGSPPKGKRYGGFMTSEKSQTPLVTLFRNAIIKNAHKKGQ; encoded by the exons ATGCCTCAATCGTGCTGCAGCCGTTTGGGGTCCCTACTGTTGGCCTTGTTGCTTCAGGCCTCCATGGAAGCGCATGGCTGGTGCCTGGAGAGCAGCCAGTGTCAGGACCTCACCGTGGAGAGTAACCTGCTG GCCTGCATCCGCGCCTGCCAGCCCGACCTCGCGGCCGAGACGCCCGCGTTCCCCGGCCCCGGCGAGGAGCAGCCCCTGACCGAGAACCCCCGGAAGTACGTCATGGGCCACTTCCGCTGGGACCGCTTCGGCCGCCCCGGCGCGGGCCGCAAGCGGGAGGAGGAGGTGGCGGCCGCGGGCGATGGCGCCGAGCCGGGCCCGCGCGAGGACAAGCGCTCCTACTCCATGGAGCACTTCCGCTGGGGCAAGCCGGTGGGCAAGAAGCGGCGCCCAGTGAAGGTGTACCCCAACGGCGCCGAGGACGAGTTGGCCGAGGCCTTCCCCCTCGAGTTCAAGAGGGAGCAGCAGGCTGGGGCGCGGCGCGAGCCGGCGCTGAGCCCCGAGCGCCCGGCCGAGGGCGCGGCGGCCCGGGCCGGCCTGGAGTACCGCCTGGTGGCCGAGGCCGGGGCCGAGGCGGCGGCCAAGGAGGACGGCGGGCCCTACAAGATGGAGCACTTCCGCTGGGGCAGCCCACCCAAGGGCAAGCGCTACGGCGGCTTCATGACCTCGGAGAAGAGCCAGACGCCTCTCGTGACGCTGTTCAGAAACGCCATCATCAAGAACGCCCACAAGAAGGGCCAGTGA
- the POMC gene encoding pro-opiomelanocortin isoform X1, which produces MPQSCCSRLGSLLLALLLQASMEAHGWCLESSQCQDLTVESNLLQACIRACQPDLAAETPAFPGPGEEQPLTENPRKYVMGHFRWDRFGRPGAGRKREEEVAAAGDGAEPGPREDKRSYSMEHFRWGKPVGKKRRPVKVYPNGAEDELAEAFPLEFKREQQAGARREPALSPERPAEGAAARAGLEYRLVAEAGAEAAAKEDGGPYKMEHFRWGSPPKGKRYGGFMTSEKSQTPLVTLFRNAIIKNAHKKGQ; this is translated from the exons ATGCCTCAATCGTGCTGCAGCCGTTTGGGGTCCCTACTGTTGGCCTTGTTGCTTCAGGCCTCCATGGAAGCGCATGGCTGGTGCCTGGAGAGCAGCCAGTGTCAGGACCTCACCGTGGAGAGTAACCTGCTG CAGGCCTGCATCCGCGCCTGCCAGCCCGACCTCGCGGCCGAGACGCCCGCGTTCCCCGGCCCCGGCGAGGAGCAGCCCCTGACCGAGAACCCCCGGAAGTACGTCATGGGCCACTTCCGCTGGGACCGCTTCGGCCGCCCCGGCGCGGGCCGCAAGCGGGAGGAGGAGGTGGCGGCCGCGGGCGATGGCGCCGAGCCGGGCCCGCGCGAGGACAAGCGCTCCTACTCCATGGAGCACTTCCGCTGGGGCAAGCCGGTGGGCAAGAAGCGGCGCCCAGTGAAGGTGTACCCCAACGGCGCCGAGGACGAGTTGGCCGAGGCCTTCCCCCTCGAGTTCAAGAGGGAGCAGCAGGCTGGGGCGCGGCGCGAGCCGGCGCTGAGCCCCGAGCGCCCGGCCGAGGGCGCGGCGGCCCGGGCCGGCCTGGAGTACCGCCTGGTGGCCGAGGCCGGGGCCGAGGCGGCGGCCAAGGAGGACGGCGGGCCCTACAAGATGGAGCACTTCCGCTGGGGCAGCCCACCCAAGGGCAAGCGCTACGGCGGCTTCATGACCTCGGAGAAGAGCCAGACGCCTCTCGTGACGCTGTTCAGAAACGCCATCATCAAGAACGCCCACAAGAAGGGCCAGTGA